A region from the Palaemon carinicauda isolate YSFRI2023 chromosome 9, ASM3689809v2, whole genome shotgun sequence genome encodes:
- the LOC137646854 gene encoding pro-resilin-like, whose translation MTSRPARPNAVYILRRRQKSSAPAVPPNRSKMSNSLLISLCLLATTTVLAYPQNGWQNGKQQGQGYTNGANGGNGANGGNGGNGANGGNGANGANGGKQLQAAGEEPQPAMMPMNYNFQWEVNNEESSNFYGHKEQADNGRVDGSYHVWLPNGRLMKVEYYVEGNSGFVPKITYEDAYTPTWGTPYFGARRR comes from the exons ATGACGTCACGTCCAGCCAGGCCGAACGCAGTATATATACTCCGTCGGCGGCAAAAGTCGTCAGCTCCAGCTGTGCCACCGAACAGGTCTAAG ATGTCCAACTCCTTGTTGATCTCCCTCTGCCTCCTGGCAACCACCACGGTTCTGGCCTACCCACAGAACGGATGGCAGAATGGAAAGCAACAAGGCCAAGGATACACCAATGGTGCCAATGGTGGTAATGGTGCCAATGGTGGTAATGGTGGTAATGGTGCCAATGGTGGTAATGGTGCCAATGGGGCCAATGGTGGAAAGCAGTTACAAGCAGCAGGAGAAGAACCCCAGCCAGCAATGATGCCCATGAAT TACAATTTCCAGTGGGAAGTGAACAACGAGGAATCCAGCAACTTCTACGGACACAAAGAACAGGCCGATAATGGACGTGTTGATGGCTCTTACCACGTGTGGCTTCCCAACGGACGCCTCATGAAGGTTGAATATTATGTCGAGGGAAACTCAGGTTTTGTCCCCAAAATCACATATGAAGATGCTTACACACCAACCTGGGGAACGCCTTACTTCGGAGCAAGGAGGAGATAA
- the LOC137646855 gene encoding pro-resilin-like, producing MSNSLLISLCLLATTTVLAYPQNRWQNGKQQGQGYTNGANGGNGANGANGGKQLQEAGEEPQPAMMPMNYNFQWEVNNEESSNFYGHKEQADNGRVDGSYHVWLPNGRLMKVEYYVEGNSGFVPKITYEDAYTPTWGTPYFGARRR from the exons ATGTCCAACTCCTTGTTGATCTCCCTCTGCCTCCTGGCAACCACCACGGTTCTGGCCTACCCACAGAACAGATGGCAGAATGGAAAGCAACAAGGCCAAGGATACACCAATGGTGCAAATGGTGGTAATGGTGCCAATGGGGCCAATGGTGGAAAGCAGTTACAAGAAGCAGGAGAAGAACCCCAGCCAGCAATGATGCCCATGAAT TACAATTTCCAGTGGGAAGTGAACAATGAGGAATCCAGCAACTTCTACGGACACAAAGAACAGGCCGACAATGGACGTGTTGATGGCTCTTACCACGTGTGGCTTCCCAACGGACGCCTCATGAAGGTTGAATATTATGTCGAGGGAAACTCAGGTTTTGTCCCCAAAATCACATATGAAGATGCTTACACACCAACCTGGGGAACACCTTACTTCGGAGCAAGGAGGAGATAA
- the LOC137646856 gene encoding pro-resilin-like — protein sequence MSNSLLISLCLLATTSVLAYPQNGWQNGKQQGQGYTNGANGGNGANGANGGKQLQAAGEEPQPAMMPMNYDFQWEVNNEESSNFYGHKEQADNGRVDGSYHVWLPNGRLMKVEYYVEGNSGFVPKITYEDAYTPTWGTPYFGARRR from the exons ATGTCCAACTCCTTGTTGATCTCCCTCTGCCTCTTGGCAACCACCTCGGTTCTGGCCTACCCACAGAACGGATGGCAGAATGGAAAGCAACAAGGCCAAGGATACACCAATGGTGCCAATGGAGGTAATGGTGCGAATGGGGCCAATGGTGGAAAGCAGTTACAAGCAGCAGGTGAAGAACCCCAGCCAGCAATGATGCCCATGAAT TACGATTTCCAGTGGGAAGTGAACAACGAGGAATCCAGCAACTTCTACGGACACAAAGAACAGGCCGACAATGGACGTGTTGATGGCTCTTACCACGTGTGGCTTCCCAATGGACGCCTCATGAAGGTTGAATATTATGTCGAGGGAAACTCAGGTTTTGTCCCCAAAATCACATATGAAGATGCTTACACACCAACCTGGGGAACACCTTACTTCGGAGCAAGAAGGAGATAA